The following proteins are co-located in the Desulfoscipio sp. XC116 genome:
- a CDS encoding LuxR C-terminal-related transcriptional regulator, which translates to MNKRFISIIGFSFFSGYLLSFLFEGQVLYSLLGLHKTGPSGYMPVAVIAHFAGLLSCGYLVKSSIAAKYMLLGSMGVCFMATTPFFFVPSPLWVAGLIINGYVSGCAVASWGYFLKAFTPQNQRIRSCADVLIYSNIIMIAVNVVAINFSPFIGLILSIFCLVVGMAFLGVLPVNKENGWRDETKSELRSDIKKPLVLLCLFIFVITINSGLMYQVINPAFDHLTGLVSWYWAVPYIVALALMRNLLVKAKRSGILYIGMAMIMSAFISFMLLGRTTFDYLVVDTLMLGACGIFDLFWWSIIGEMLDYGKSPVQTFGIGLSANVLGILCGGALGMAVTSIGLPGAEVAVIALTVVCITLVILPPLNRQLVLLLKSHVYLTVYDSMSELQQTNIIRQTKTLQKLTVREEEVLQHILSGQSNREIAQALFISESTVKTHVRNIFSKYDVGSRAELISTLLKNQLTS; encoded by the coding sequence TAGTTTGCTGGGGCTGCATAAAACGGGCCCCTCCGGTTACATGCCGGTCGCTGTTATTGCGCATTTTGCGGGACTGCTCTCCTGCGGTTATCTGGTGAAGTCTTCAATAGCGGCAAAATATATGCTGCTTGGGAGTATGGGTGTGTGTTTCATGGCAACTACACCATTTTTTTTTGTTCCGTCTCCGCTATGGGTGGCTGGATTGATCATTAACGGGTATGTGTCGGGCTGTGCTGTGGCTTCGTGGGGCTATTTTCTAAAAGCTTTTACACCCCAAAACCAGCGCATCAGATCTTGCGCGGATGTATTGATCTATTCCAACATCATTATGATAGCCGTCAATGTGGTTGCTATAAATTTCTCACCATTTATCGGGCTTATCCTTTCTATATTTTGCCTTGTAGTCGGTATGGCATTTTTGGGGGTATTGCCGGTCAACAAGGAAAATGGCTGGCGGGACGAAACGAAAAGCGAACTGCGTAGCGATATTAAAAAACCGTTAGTTTTATTATGTCTGTTTATCTTTGTTATAACTATCAATTCCGGCCTTATGTATCAAGTCATAAATCCTGCTTTCGATCATTTAACAGGTTTGGTGAGTTGGTATTGGGCGGTTCCGTATATCGTTGCTCTGGCTTTGATGCGCAACCTGTTGGTGAAGGCGAAACGCTCAGGGATTTTATACATTGGTATGGCTATGATTATGAGTGCATTTATTAGCTTTATGTTACTGGGACGAACTACTTTTGATTATCTTGTTGTGGACACCCTGATGTTGGGTGCATGCGGTATTTTTGATTTGTTCTGGTGGAGTATCATCGGGGAAATGCTGGATTATGGGAAAAGCCCCGTGCAGACTTTTGGCATTGGGCTTTCCGCAAATGTGCTCGGTATTTTATGCGGCGGCGCCTTGGGTATGGCGGTGACCTCTATTGGGCTCCCGGGCGCTGAGGTGGCGGTTATTGCCCTCACGGTTGTATGTATTACTTTGGTCATACTCCCGCCGCTTAACCGACAGCTTGTCCTGCTGCTAAAAAGTCATGTTTATCTTACTGTTTATGACAGCATGAGCGAATTACAACAGACAAATATTATACGGCAGACAAAAACACTTCAAAAACTAACCGTTCGAGAGGAAGAGGTGCTCCAGCATATTCTATCCGGCCAATCCAATCGTGAAATTGCCCAAGCTTTGTTTATTAGTGAGAGCACAGTTAAAACACATGTAAGAAATATTTTTTCTAAATACGATGTCGGCAGCCGTGCGGAACTGATCAGCACTCTACTTAAAAACCAATTAACTTCATAG
- a CDS encoding S-layer homology domain-containing protein → MQNKKLLFIAVTLCLLLAFTGSAAIAEFSDVSGHWAREQINKWADQGLAAGYGDGTFKPGSQISRAEFVAMVNRAFAIDKTGATNGFTDVKSDKWYYGDIAAAKAAGCIGGYKDGTFKPDQTITRQEVAGILVRLLQISPAAEGAAQFSDAAQIPAWAKSSVGAVAAAGLMRGMPDNTFQPLQGITRAEAIVALDRAMGNIPGTQPKPGKESEPAEQSAVEGIVTFKDKVLDKVEVRIFKAGSYEILKEAKTDSHGVFKVDLEAGKYDVTAVTGSAVAYATGVNVSENQVAGINLVLEDAAIVKGVLKDKNNRLVKGAVVLFTANPTFIAATNNSGEYTIAVAANKTYTVRAYESGKKDKAPGIVGGKLDIGPPGSQKIHDLNFPVAVGSGSGGGSGGGGTMQPETITVKDAGELTAAINKADNGDAIKLTDDIEGDIELNKLVNLCLNGKTLNGDVTINANAYGSLNIAEETNAGTITGCLKVNAPNATVNNWATVGGNLIIEDVAGNTWNERAKNNKLVANNKKAIVLNIIGGVASLEISGTGNIKVTLDQNAELAGAGIIIDSDGGEVIIKGEGAGLGNVNIIVNRPATIITPEPIRVTAAEGVEVTVKRDEQGEGKTETGTGEEMTLEPPVPAAFTPGAGGAIAFTPFAASEGKIGGLYIGKNSKYYDVIFGGNPIYHHYVELWFIPAVDLGASGYKLQYSEDDGETWDDYLNSDYEPLTTGGDTQDNFVVTDPYGETMYRLVVMGGDMDGCTSNEVTATIPKPGLETKFTGWSLYEGMDISGVMLPWVGRGLEAGFTARLSDYPSTAETVYENVYMDYQWYRVNPVSYETTAIRGATELEYITTEDDVGYSLLIRAEGDDENISGFAQIMSHHGIMIPNEAYISDVTETGFVLNLHKSVTGGIAPQDLKLIDYNGDDVTITGVSQGANAAIYNIAADLDPARGPFYLCNTSDFWKIATAHVGHEHGNMLMEGIEVSYSVARYSIDVELPVGGAASVGTTPNIQAAAGETITVDILNIEEGKQFKLITVKDEDNGVVSTTEVTYGEEYTFTMPASAVTVTVELEDV, encoded by the coding sequence GTGCAAAACAAAAAACTACTTTTCATTGCGGTTACCCTGTGTCTGCTACTGGCATTTACAGGCTCGGCTGCAATAGCCGAATTTTCCGATGTGTCCGGGCATTGGGCCCGGGAGCAAATCAATAAATGGGCCGATCAAGGCTTGGCCGCAGGCTATGGGGACGGTACTTTTAAACCGGGCAGCCAGATTAGCCGGGCCGAATTTGTGGCCATGGTCAACCGGGCATTTGCTATTGATAAAACCGGCGCCACTAACGGTTTTACCGATGTTAAATCCGACAAATGGTATTATGGCGACATTGCCGCTGCTAAAGCAGCCGGCTGTATAGGCGGCTATAAGGACGGTACCTTTAAACCGGATCAAACCATTACCCGGCAGGAAGTGGCCGGTATTCTGGTTAGACTGCTGCAAATTAGTCCCGCCGCCGAAGGAGCGGCGCAGTTCAGCGATGCCGCTCAAATCCCGGCCTGGGCCAAAAGCAGCGTTGGCGCCGTGGCTGCCGCCGGTCTGATGCGGGGTATGCCCGACAATACGTTTCAGCCTTTGCAAGGCATCACTCGGGCCGAAGCGATAGTTGCACTGGACCGGGCTATGGGAAACATACCGGGAACGCAGCCAAAACCGGGGAAAGAATCTGAACCCGCGGAGCAAAGCGCAGTGGAAGGTATCGTAACTTTTAAAGACAAGGTATTGGACAAGGTGGAAGTGCGGATATTTAAAGCCGGCAGTTATGAGATATTAAAGGAAGCCAAAACCGATAGTCATGGCGTTTTTAAAGTTGATCTGGAAGCTGGAAAATACGACGTCACTGCTGTAACCGGTAGTGCGGTAGCCTATGCGACCGGTGTAAATGTATCCGAAAATCAAGTTGCCGGAATAAACTTGGTTTTAGAAGATGCTGCTATTGTTAAAGGAGTTTTAAAAGATAAGAATAATCGGTTGGTCAAGGGCGCTGTCGTGCTATTTACCGCTAACCCGACTTTTATTGCCGCCACCAATAATAGCGGTGAATACACCATAGCTGTGGCGGCTAACAAAACCTATACCGTCCGTGCCTATGAATCCGGTAAAAAAGATAAGGCTCCCGGTATTGTTGGCGGCAAATTGGATATCGGTCCCCCGGGCAGTCAGAAAATTCATGACCTCAACTTTCCCGTGGCCGTCGGCAGCGGCAGCGGCGGTGGCAGCGGCGGCGGCGGAACTATGCAGCCGGAAACAATCACGGTTAAAGATGCCGGCGAATTGACGGCGGCAATAAACAAGGCAGATAATGGGGACGCCATAAAGTTAACAGACGATATTGAAGGAGATATTGAACTTAACAAGTTGGTTAATCTCTGTTTAAATGGTAAAACATTAAATGGCGATGTCACTATAAACGCCAATGCATACGGCAGCCTGAATATCGCGGAGGAAACGAATGCGGGCACTATAACGGGCTGTCTAAAAGTAAACGCGCCCAATGCCACGGTTAATAACTGGGCAACCGTAGGTGGAAATTTAATAATTGAAGACGTCGCCGGTAATACATGGAACGAGAGAGCTAAAAACAACAAATTGGTGGCCAACAACAAAAAAGCCATTGTGTTGAATATTATTGGCGGCGTGGCCTCCCTGGAGATAAGCGGTACGGGGAATATCAAGGTTACGTTAGATCAGAACGCGGAATTGGCCGGGGCCGGCATAATTATTGACAGCGATGGCGGAGAGGTAATAATAAAAGGTGAAGGCGCCGGCCTGGGTAATGTTAACATAATCGTTAACCGCCCGGCTACGATAATTACCCCTGAGCCTATAAGAGTTACCGCCGCGGAGGGTGTAGAAGTAACAGTTAAGCGGGATGAACAAGGTGAAGGCAAAACCGAGACGGGAACGGGGGAAGAAATGACATTGGAGCCTCCGGTTCCAGCCGCATTCACCCCTGGAGCAGGCGGAGCGATAGCATTCACTCCATTTGCAGCCTCGGAAGGCAAAATCGGCGGGCTCTATATCGGGAAAAACAGTAAATATTATGACGTTATTTTTGGTGGCAATCCGATATATCATCACTATGTGGAATTATGGTTTATTCCCGCCGTGGATCTTGGTGCGTCGGGGTATAAGCTCCAGTATTCGGAAGACGACGGGGAAACCTGGGATGATTATTTAAATAGTGACTACGAGCCCCTGACTACCGGAGGGGATACTCAAGATAATTTTGTTGTCACTGATCCTTATGGCGAAACCATGTACAGGCTGGTCGTTATGGGCGGGGATATGGATGGCTGTACATCCAATGAAGTGACTGCAACCATTCCCAAACCCGGCCTCGAAACTAAATTCACCGGATGGTCTTTGTATGAAGGTATGGATATCTCCGGGGTAATGCTGCCCTGGGTGGGCAGGGGATTGGAAGCCGGCTTTACGGCGCGGCTTTCGGATTACCCTTCCACAGCAGAAACGGTTTATGAAAATGTGTATATGGACTATCAGTGGTACAGGGTTAATCCGGTATCGTATGAAACGACAGCTATTCGCGGGGCGACGGAGCTGGAATACATTACTACGGAAGATGATGTTGGATATAGTCTTTTGATCAGGGCCGAGGGCGATGATGAAAATATCAGCGGTTTTGCCCAGATTATGTCACACCATGGTATAATGATACCGAACGAAGCTTATATCAGCGATGTGACGGAAACGGGATTTGTTTTAAACCTGCATAAATCAGTTACCGGAGGGATAGCGCCGCAGGATTTGAAATTAATTGATTATAATGGGGATGATGTAACAATAACAGGCGTGAGCCAGGGTGCGAATGCTGCGATCTATAATATTGCAGCGGACCTGGATCCCGCCAGGGGGCCCTTCTACCTTTGCAACACCTCCGATTTTTGGAAAATAGCAACGGCGCATGTTGGTCATGAACACGGAAATATGCTTATGGAAGGTATTGAGGTATCCTACAGCGTGGCGAGGTATAGTATCGATGTGGAACTTCCGGTGGGCGGAGCGGCATCGGTGGGTACTACCCCGAATATCCAGGCGGCAGCGGGCGAAACAATTACAGTGGATATTCTAAATATCGAAGAAGGTAAACAGTTTAAATTAATCACGGTTAAAGATGAGGACAACGGGGTGGTGAGCACCACAGAGGTGACGTATGGAGAGGAATACACCTTTACCATGCCCGCCAGTGCGGTGACTGTAACGGTCGAGCTGGAAGACGTATAG
- a CDS encoding leucine-rich repeat protein, producing the protein MAAGSAADSAGTRQVSPARGPQVPAGSASASLKYKVGTTGATITDCEESATEIAVPAYLEGKPVTAIGYSAFSNCADLTAITLPSTLKAIGDSAFVNCSALKAIALPEGLTQLGEESFLNCTSLSEFNIPASLESFSGNAFANCPKIRFSLAGANPGYILQGGVIYTKDQKTLVVAGASDSPNPVVPDTVTKVGDGAFRNKSLTAITMGSHVTAIGKEAFSGCSQLEEVNLNEGLTMIDDSAFAGTSALKALELPGSLTSLGITVFQGSGLESINLSGTQLTTLPLGTFWDCLHLQDIVLGDKITAIEKGVFRDCTFKTITLPAQLRSLGGCFINCPNLETLTVPYSVRELGSSMFPNCTALKTIYFEGNMPLRGDKPENDNRFYARKGDSFAQLPLKTAENLKIYVLQGAKGWGDFFEDYADGYAMGTTKRRHFEYKVSYYPLAEDETPHLILHPPESLTALAAGSFAEAIEVVKAGMPKDAGPVEWSPSDSGVATVDSSGRVAAVAEGASQITAAVTYRGTVYTAAAEVNVSAAESIFKWSRQSDGTVIINGFRDGLDKAQMTYLEIPETIAGYRVSAIKDFAFKDNLNIFSVTIPGSLKTVGAYAFGGCLCLSDITLGDGIEAINDGAFSATLIRTVDIPRSVARLQNYAFKDCPRLESATVESGNLDYSLGAGLFWNCTNLKKVSLAEGIKETGGLTFAGCGSLESITLPSTLQALSFNDFSGCTALKSIGLQSYLLKQDMRDKPRAKDYSPFAALKDEFLGLDLPECNKVVVILHPDDGNDWDMLFDNRVRTETSAAFGNGEGREVGSPNPLDPGPENSSPNALAASNSAPAPETSSHAAPPMALGTAAPDLDSINSSGASKKATDGPAQNKMKVFEIVKDAVAENPLLSLAAGAIILAVLLLGGIGRYRRYVRNQ; encoded by the coding sequence TTGGCCGCGGGCAGTGCCGCAGACAGTGCGGGGACCCGGCAGGTTTCACCTGCCCGGGGTCCCCAAGTCCCTGCCGGTTCGGCCTCGGCCTCCTTGAAGTATAAGGTTGGAACGACAGGCGCAACTATCACGGACTGCGAGGAAAGCGCGACCGAGATTGCTGTTCCGGCTTACCTTGAAGGTAAGCCGGTCACCGCCATAGGCTACTCGGCCTTCAGCAATTGCGCGGACCTGACGGCTATAACCTTGCCCTCCACCTTAAAGGCCATCGGCGACAGCGCTTTTGTAAACTGCAGCGCTCTGAAGGCGATCGCTTTGCCGGAAGGCCTGACTCAGTTAGGAGAAGAATCCTTCTTAAATTGTACCTCCTTGAGTGAGTTCAACATCCCGGCCAGCCTGGAGAGCTTCAGCGGCAATGCTTTTGCCAATTGCCCCAAGATCCGTTTTTCCCTGGCCGGGGCGAATCCCGGTTATATCCTTCAGGGGGGGGTGATTTATACCAAGGACCAAAAGACTCTCGTTGTGGCCGGGGCTAGCGACAGTCCGAACCCGGTGGTGCCGGATACGGTGACAAAGGTGGGCGACGGGGCCTTTCGGAATAAGTCCCTCACAGCCATTACCATGGGTTCCCATGTAACCGCTATTGGCAAGGAAGCCTTCAGCGGCTGTTCCCAGCTTGAGGAGGTTAATTTAAACGAAGGCTTAACAATGATTGACGACAGTGCCTTTGCCGGTACCTCCGCCTTAAAGGCCCTTGAATTGCCCGGCAGCTTGACTTCCTTAGGCATAACGGTTTTCCAAGGATCGGGCCTGGAAAGTATTAATCTGTCCGGGACTCAACTGACAACACTGCCGCTGGGGACCTTTTGGGATTGCCTGCACTTGCAGGATATCGTGCTGGGCGATAAAATCACGGCCATAGAAAAAGGCGTTTTTCGGGACTGCACCTTTAAAACCATTACCTTGCCGGCCCAACTGCGGAGTCTCGGCGGTTGTTTCATCAACTGTCCCAACTTGGAAACCCTTACCGTCCCTTACAGTGTCAGAGAGCTGGGAAGCAGTATGTTTCCCAACTGCACTGCCTTAAAGACGATCTATTTCGAAGGGAACATGCCCCTGCGGGGCGATAAGCCGGAAAACGATAATCGTTTCTATGCCCGGAAGGGTGATTCTTTTGCCCAATTGCCTTTGAAAACGGCGGAAAACCTGAAAATCTACGTACTCCAGGGGGCTAAAGGCTGGGGAGACTTTTTTGAGGATTATGCCGACGGCTATGCTATGGGGACAACCAAGAGAAGGCATTTTGAGTACAAGGTGAGCTATTATCCATTAGCTGAAGATGAGACGCCTCATTTAATCCTGCACCCCCCGGAATCTCTGACCGCTTTAGCAGCCGGCAGCTTCGCGGAAGCTATCGAAGTGGTCAAAGCGGGCATGCCGAAGGATGCGGGACCGGTTGAGTGGAGCCCCTCCGACAGTGGGGTGGCCACAGTCGACTCGTCTGGCCGGGTTGCGGCGGTTGCCGAAGGGGCAAGTCAAATTACGGCGGCTGTAACCTACCGGGGAACGGTTTATACGGCCGCAGCCGAGGTCAATGTGAGTGCTGCCGAATCAATTTTTAAGTGGAGCCGGCAAAGCGACGGCACGGTGATTATCAATGGCTTTCGCGATGGCCTGGACAAGGCCCAAATGACCTATCTGGAGATCCCGGAGACCATTGCCGGCTACCGGGTGAGTGCGATTAAAGATTTTGCCTTTAAAGACAATCTTAATATATTCAGCGTCACAATACCGGGCAGTCTCAAAACAGTCGGTGCCTATGCCTTTGGAGGCTGTCTTTGCCTAAGCGACATTACCTTGGGGGACGGCATAGAAGCCATAAACGACGGAGCTTTTTCAGCAACCCTTATTAGAACGGTCGATATTCCCCGGAGTGTGGCCCGGCTGCAGAATTATGCCTTCAAAGACTGTCCGAGGCTGGAATCGGCCACCGTCGAGTCCGGCAATCTGGATTATTCCCTCGGTGCGGGGCTATTTTGGAACTGTACCAATCTCAAAAAAGTAAGCTTAGCCGAAGGAATTAAAGAAACCGGCGGTTTAACCTTTGCCGGCTGCGGCTCGCTGGAATCCATCACTCTTCCTTCGACCCTGCAGGCTCTGAGCTTTAACGACTTCAGCGGCTGTACCGCTCTTAAGAGCATCGGCCTGCAGAGCTACCTGCTCAAACAGGATATGCGAGATAAACCTCGTGCCAAAGACTACAGCCCGTTTGCGGCTCTAAAGGATGAGTTCCTCGGCCTTGACCTGCCTGAATGCAATAAAGTCGTGGTAATTCTACACCCCGACGACGGTAACGACTGGGATATGCTTTTTGACAATCGGGTCAGGACCGAGACCTCGGCGGCGTTCGGGAACGGGGAAGGCAGGGAGGTAGGGTCGCCAAACCCGCTTGATCCCGGGCCTGAAAATTCAAGCCCGAACGCTCTTGCCGCGTCAAATTCGGCTCCGGCCCCTGAGACATCTTCCCACGCGGCTCCACCGATGGCTTTAGGCACAGCGGCGCCGGATCTGGACTCTATAAACAGCAGTGGGGCGTCTAAAAAAGCAACGGACGGTCCGGCTCAAAACAAGATGAAGGTTTTTGAAATTGTCAAGGATGCCGTTGCCGAAAATCCTTTGCTTTCTCTTGCGGCGGGGGCAATCATTCTGGCGGTCCTGCTGCTGGGCGGGATAGGGAGATACCGAAGGTATGTAAGAAATCAATAA